A region of Oceanicoccus sp. KOV_DT_Chl DNA encodes the following proteins:
- a CDS encoding porin family protein: protein MKLNLILAALLFTSIATTANAEGGYGGFAIQGTNYEADGVSDDADVNAIFLKYGRRINNTFSVEGRLGYGVSDGSVEVLGVDVDIELDKFAGIYTTARLTTDSAFKPYAIIGATYVESSASVVGVTIEGDETGLSYGAGVELHIHQDAVINLEYMSYLDKGDIEISGISLGINFQF, encoded by the coding sequence ATGAAATTAAACTTAATATTAGCGGCGCTACTATTTACTTCTATTGCGACAACTGCCAACGCAGAAGGAGGCTATGGCGGGTTTGCAATTCAAGGCACTAACTATGAGGCAGACGGTGTATCAGATGACGCCGATGTAAACGCTATATTTCTAAAATATGGTCGTCGTATTAATAACACATTTTCAGTTGAAGGCCGACTGGGTTATGGGGTGAGTGACGGCTCTGTCGAGGTGCTAGGTGTCGATGTAGATATAGAACTAGATAAGTTTGCTGGTATTTATACCACTGCACGACTAACAACCGACAGCGCATTTAAACCCTACGCGATCATAGGTGCAACTTACGTCGAGTCAAGCGCTTCGGTTGTGGGCGTAACCATAGAGGGCGATGAGACCGGCCTGTCTTATGGAGCTGGTGTAGAGTTGCATATTCATCAAGATGCGGTTATTAACTTAGAGTACATGTCTTACCTTGATAAGGGTGATATAGAAATTTCAGGTATATCACTTGGTATTAACTTCCAATTCTAA
- a CDS encoding aldehyde dehydrogenase family protein, giving the protein MHQFQQFYINGQWVDPSGSGEITVIDPTTEQPCGSVPSGDAADVAAAVAAARAAFPAWSATSAAERSAFIGQLTAKLDENKEKLGAVIAQELGMPVAWSVAVQVGLPTGVMASYIELPAEMEQEEQIGNSLVVREAIGVCGFITPWNYPLHQIVGKVAPALAAGCTMVLKPSSETPLDAFLFAQIIDEVGLPPGVFNLVTGPGRVVGEALVSHPDVDMVSITGSTEAGIRIAELAAPTVKRVTQELGGKSACVILEGADLETAVGGSVIGLSMNTGQTCAALTRLIVPRASLDQVVAIAKAAAESVVVGGAFEEGAAMGPMVSKSQQETVRKYIRKGIEEGATLVTGGLDMPAGKTEGCFVAMTIFSDVTNDMVIAQEEIFGPVLCIIAYDTEEEAIAIANDSPFGLSGGVWAADAEAAKHVARKMRTGQVTINGGAFNLAAPFGGYKQSGNGRELGAVGLHEFIELKALHL; this is encoded by the coding sequence ATGCACCAATTTCAGCAATTCTATATCAATGGCCAGTGGGTTGACCCCTCAGGTAGTGGCGAAATTACGGTTATCGACCCTACCACCGAGCAGCCTTGCGGTTCGGTTCCCAGTGGTGATGCGGCAGATGTAGCGGCGGCAGTGGCGGCGGCCAGAGCGGCGTTTCCAGCATGGTCTGCTACCTCAGCTGCTGAGCGGTCGGCGTTTATCGGCCAGTTAACGGCTAAGTTGGATGAAAATAAGGAAAAACTAGGTGCTGTAATTGCCCAGGAACTGGGTATGCCCGTGGCCTGGTCGGTGGCGGTACAGGTTGGTTTGCCAACGGGTGTGATGGCGTCGTATATCGAATTGCCAGCGGAGATGGAGCAAGAGGAACAAATTGGCAACTCTCTGGTTGTGCGCGAAGCCATTGGTGTCTGTGGTTTTATCACCCCGTGGAATTACCCTTTGCATCAAATTGTTGGCAAAGTGGCACCAGCGTTGGCTGCCGGTTGTACCATGGTGTTAAAGCCAAGTTCCGAAACACCGTTGGACGCATTTTTGTTTGCGCAAATTATTGATGAAGTGGGTTTGCCGCCAGGTGTGTTTAATCTGGTTACCGGACCGGGGCGGGTAGTGGGTGAAGCGTTGGTTAGTCATCCTGATGTGGATATGGTTTCCATAACCGGTTCTACCGAAGCGGGTATTCGCATTGCAGAACTGGCAGCGCCAACCGTGAAACGGGTGACGCAGGAATTAGGTGGCAAGTCCGCTTGTGTGATTCTTGAGGGTGCAGATCTGGAAACCGCCGTCGGTGGTTCAGTGATTGGTTTAAGTATGAACACCGGGCAAACCTGTGCTGCATTGACGCGATTGATTGTGCCTCGTGCCTCGTTGGATCAGGTAGTAGCCATTGCCAAAGCCGCAGCAGAGAGCGTGGTGGTAGGTGGTGCCTTTGAAGAAGGTGCCGCGATGGGCCCGATGGTATCCAAATCACAGCAGGAAACGGTTAGAAAATATATCCGTAAAGGGATAGAAGAAGGCGCGACTCTGGTAACCGGTGGTTTGGATATGCCTGCTGGAAAAACCGAAGGCTGTTTTGTGGCGATGACTATTTTTAGTGATGTGACTAACGATATGGTTATTGCGCAGGAAGAAATTTTTGGCCCAGTACTTTGCATCATCGCCTATGACACGGAAGAGGAAGCGATTGCGATTGCGAACGATAGCCCATTCGGTTTATCCGGTGGCGTGTGGGCAGCTGATGCTGAAGCGGCGAAACACGTAGCCAGAAAAATGCGCACTGGGCAGGTAACGATTAATGGTGGTGCGTTTAATCTGGCAGCACCGTTTGGTGGTTATAAGCAATCAGGTAATGGTCGCGAATTAGGTGCGGTTGGTTTGCATGAGTTTATTGAGTTAAAAGCGTTGCACTTATAA
- a CDS encoding TetR/AcrR family transcriptional regulator, whose product MAAEQPKKNDKQKGPNDEGISWQAQKSAMTRDRILEAAIDCFIDLGYTNVTTAKVADFAGYRAARCCITFHPRPNSSKLPLNFYTTSYSTTSPTKSR is encoded by the coding sequence ATGGCCGCTGAGCAACCCAAAAAAAACGATAAGCAAAAAGGACCTAATGACGAAGGCATTAGCTGGCAGGCGCAAAAAAGCGCGATGACCCGCGATCGTATTTTGGAAGCGGCAATCGATTGTTTTATCGACCTGGGTTATACCAATGTCACCACTGCAAAAGTCGCCGACTTTGCCGGGTATCGCGCGGCGCGATGTTGCATCACTTTCCATCCAAGACCGAACTCATCCAAGCTGCCGTTGAATTTCTACACGACAAGCTACTCAACGACTTCACCCACAAAGTCTCGCTAA
- a CDS encoding acyl-CoA dehydrogenase family protein codes for MDFALSEEQTLLRDSVDKYVRDHCDVERHRRLVKTAQGFDSAAWQQFAELGWLSLPFSEELGGFGGGAVDLMVMCEALGAGLVREPFLTTAVTCGGFLQAVGTSEQQQTYIPAIIEGSSQWAFAFAEVVAGYDWTAVSTKATATDTGYCLDGSKIAVLNGHCADFIIVTATTDEGLGLFIVEASAAGLSREDFTAVDGSHGANIRFDQVAIPTAQRLGQLGQGKQIIDTVLTTSIVAMGAEALGAMQVLLDTTVEYTKTREQFGQPIGKFQALQHTMADMFLKVEETRSLLFNAAILLDEGSAEAGQACAALKVKLAEAGRFVSQQSVQLHGGIGMTDELNVGHHFKRLLLLAMLYGDEAYYLDQYMTLAA; via the coding sequence ATGGATTTTGCTTTATCGGAAGAACAAACCCTGTTGCGCGACAGTGTCGACAAATATGTACGTGACCATTGCGATGTAGAGCGTCACCGCAGGTTGGTGAAGACCGCGCAGGGCTTTGACTCAGCGGCCTGGCAGCAGTTTGCCGAGTTGGGTTGGCTGAGTTTGCCCTTCAGCGAGGAGCTGGGCGGTTTTGGCGGCGGCGCGGTAGATTTAATGGTGATGTGCGAGGCTTTGGGTGCAGGCTTGGTTAGAGAGCCATTTTTAACCACGGCGGTAACCTGCGGCGGTTTTTTGCAAGCGGTAGGTACTAGTGAGCAACAGCAAACCTATATTCCCGCCATTATTGAGGGCAGTTCGCAATGGGCGTTTGCCTTTGCTGAAGTGGTGGCGGGCTATGACTGGACCGCAGTCAGCACCAAGGCAACCGCGACGGATACTGGTTACTGTCTAGACGGTAGTAAAATTGCTGTGCTCAATGGCCACTGCGCTGACTTTATTATAGTTACCGCTACCACTGACGAGGGACTAGGCTTATTTATTGTTGAAGCCTCTGCGGCTGGCCTTAGCCGTGAAGATTTTACCGCAGTGGATGGCAGTCATGGCGCCAATATCCGTTTTGATCAGGTCGCTATACCCACAGCACAACGGTTGGGTCAGTTGGGTCAGGGCAAGCAGATTATCGATACGGTGTTGACCACATCGATTGTGGCGATGGGCGCTGAAGCGCTGGGCGCGATGCAGGTGTTATTGGATACCACTGTTGAGTACACCAAAACCCGCGAGCAGTTTGGTCAGCCAATTGGCAAGTTTCAGGCCTTGCAACATACCATGGCTGATATGTTTTTGAAGGTCGAAGAGACGCGCTCGCTGTTATTCAATGCGGCTATTTTATTGGATGAAGGCAGTGCCGAGGCCGGCCAGGCATGCGCGGCTTTGAAAGTAAAGCTGGCCGAAGCGGGGCGCTTCGTTTCACAGCAGTCAGTACAGTTACACGGCGGTATCGGTATGACCGATGAGTTAAATGTTGGTCATCACTTCAAGCGGTTACTGTTATTGGCGATGCTCTATGGTGATGAGGCTTATTATCTGGACCAGTATATGACGTTGGCGGCCTGA
- a CDS encoding coniferyl aldehyde dehydrogenase, with the protein MNAINDPVSQAAVELNDILQAQKNAILDEGYVSAATRINRIDRAIGQLLKYQDELAAAMSSDFGHRSLQHSKMLDVAAGVGPLQHAKKHLSKWMRVEKRKTLFPLNLLGANSRIEYQPLGVIGIISPWNFPVNLTFAPLANALAAGNRAMIKPSEFTPATAELMKKIIAEVFDPTEVAVVTGGPEVGEAFSSLAFDHLIFTGATSIARHVMTAAAKNLVPLTLELGGKSPVIVSASADTKLTCDRIMWGKVTNAGQICLAPDYCFVPEDQLDTYVEGLQKSVAQMIPTILNNPDYTSVINERHYQRLQSYITDAKEKGATIIEINPAHESFIDQPFYKMPPTLILNASDDMLVMQEEIFGPLMPVKTYRDLKDAIRYINSKPRPLGLYYFGSDKAEEREILEHTTSGGVTINDVLMHVSQEDLPFGGVGPSGMGSYHGFDGFKTFSHAKSIFRQSKMDVANMTGMSPPFNDKTEKTIKQMLKS; encoded by the coding sequence ATGAATGCGATCAACGACCCTGTCAGCCAAGCCGCAGTAGAACTCAATGACATCCTGCAAGCGCAAAAAAACGCGATTTTAGATGAGGGCTATGTATCAGCTGCCACTCGCATCAATCGTATTGACCGCGCAATCGGCCAATTGCTGAAATATCAGGACGAACTCGCAGCCGCCATGAGCAGTGACTTCGGCCACCGCTCATTACAGCACAGCAAAATGCTCGACGTCGCTGCCGGGGTTGGGCCGCTGCAACATGCAAAAAAGCACCTCAGCAAATGGATGCGGGTAGAGAAGCGTAAAACCTTGTTTCCGCTCAACCTGCTCGGCGCTAACTCTCGTATCGAATATCAACCACTCGGCGTAATCGGCATCATCAGCCCCTGGAATTTTCCGGTTAACTTAACCTTCGCGCCGCTGGCAAATGCCTTGGCCGCCGGTAATCGGGCGATGATAAAACCGTCCGAGTTTACCCCTGCTACCGCCGAGTTAATGAAAAAAATCATCGCCGAAGTGTTTGACCCGACCGAGGTTGCTGTCGTGACTGGCGGTCCCGAAGTTGGCGAAGCGTTTAGTTCACTGGCCTTTGACCACCTTATTTTTACCGGTGCCACCTCCATCGCTCGCCATGTAATGACTGCAGCAGCTAAAAACCTGGTACCACTCACCCTGGAATTAGGCGGTAAGTCACCCGTGATTGTCAGTGCCAGCGCCGACACAAAACTCACTTGTGATCGCATCATGTGGGGCAAAGTTACCAACGCAGGGCAAATTTGTCTGGCTCCTGACTATTGCTTTGTACCGGAAGACCAACTGGATACCTACGTTGAAGGCTTACAAAAATCCGTCGCCCAAATGATCCCCACCATATTAAACAACCCTGATTACACTTCAGTTATTAACGAGCGCCACTATCAACGGTTGCAATCCTATATCACCGACGCCAAAGAAAAAGGCGCCACCATTATTGAAATAAACCCGGCTCACGAATCCTTTATCGACCAGCCCTTTTACAAAATGCCACCGACCCTGATACTCAATGCCAGCGACGATATGCTGGTGATGCAGGAAGAAATTTTTGGCCCACTGATGCCGGTAAAAACCTACCGCGATCTCAAGGACGCCATTCGTTACATCAATAGCAAACCCCGTCCTTTAGGCTTGTACTATTTTGGCAGTGATAAGGCCGAAGAGCGCGAAATTCTAGAGCACACTACCTCTGGTGGAGTCACTATCAATGACGTATTGATGCATGTATCACAGGAAGACTTACCTTTCGGCGGTGTTGGCCCCAGCGGTATGGGTTCTTATCACGGCTTTGATGGCTTTAAAACGTTTAGCCATGCCAAATCCATCTTCCGCCAGTCAAAAATGGATGTGGCAAACATGACCGGAATGAGCCCGCCCTTTAATGACAAAACGGAAAAAACGATTAAGCAAATGCTAAAAAGTTAA
- a CDS encoding AraC family transcriptional regulator, with translation MPNIPIHYIHACLSGVEQHSAAFDALLTRAEIPKSTYMANYGGVRPEQFVALVQAVSQHLNDEFFGLTQQPCKPGLFATMARLTNHSSSLGCMYQEWINFYNVVRDDISMHMESHDGRTVISVQLTHPEKDKMHFLMDCTLVALHRFASWLTGKHIQLQQLRLNFKKPSHHALYAQLFNCDISFDADKTALVFNEEYLALPLIRGNLELKTALKTAPSLLMDLPDKNTFSTDTIRAILNYYQRHQRFPYTQQTAHILATSQKTLRRKLNREGTSFQDLKDQLRKDIAIDKLMNEHISLESIADELGFSDKNTFARAFKRWTDLSPGRYREQSLMMNLHSRHANNLSIFY, from the coding sequence ATGCCTAATATTCCCATCCATTACATTCACGCCTGCTTAAGCGGTGTGGAGCAGCACAGCGCTGCATTTGATGCTTTATTAACGCGGGCAGAGATTCCGAAAAGCACCTATATGGCAAATTATGGCGGCGTCCGGCCTGAACAATTTGTCGCACTGGTGCAAGCCGTATCGCAACATTTGAATGATGAATTTTTTGGCTTAACGCAACAGCCGTGCAAACCTGGCCTCTTCGCCACCATGGCAAGACTGACCAACCATTCATCCTCATTGGGCTGTATGTATCAAGAATGGATAAATTTTTATAATGTGGTACGGGATGACATTAGCATGCACATGGAATCCCATGACGGCCGCACTGTTATTAGCGTGCAACTAACTCACCCGGAAAAAGACAAAATGCATTTCCTAATGGACTGCACATTAGTGGCCCTGCATCGCTTTGCCAGCTGGCTCACCGGCAAACATATCCAGTTACAACAGCTGCGATTAAATTTTAAAAAACCGTCACACCACGCGCTTTATGCGCAACTCTTTAATTGTGATATCAGCTTTGACGCTGATAAAACAGCACTGGTATTCAACGAAGAGTATTTAGCACTACCTTTGATCAGAGGTAATCTAGAGCTAAAAACCGCACTGAAAACAGCGCCCTCTTTATTAATGGACTTACCGGATAAAAATACTTTTAGTACCGATACTATTCGCGCTATCTTAAACTATTACCAACGCCATCAGCGCTTTCCTTATACTCAACAGACAGCGCATATACTTGCTACCAGCCAAAAGACATTAAGACGAAAGCTTAACCGTGAAGGCACCAGCTTTCAGGATTTAAAAGATCAATTACGTAAAGATATTGCAATCGATAAACTGATGAATGAACACATCAGCCTCGAAAGCATAGCCGACGAACTAGGCTTTTCCGATAAAAATACTTTTGCCAGAGCGTTCAAACGCTGGACCGATTTAAGTCCCGGCCGTTACCGCGAACAAAGTCTAATGATGAATTTACACAGTCGTCACGCCAACAACCTCTCTATTTTTTATTAA
- a CDS encoding enoyl-CoA hydratase-related protein, whose translation MTKPYEFCLVEKKQHLWEVTINRPEMLNALHPPANFELESVFNDFASDDDAWVAILTGAGDKAFSTGNDLKYQASGKSLTFPDTGFAGLTKRFNLDKPIIAAVNGFAMGGGFEIALACDLIVADENASFSLPEPKVGLAALAGGIHRLPRQIGEKLAMELLFTGRNVSAEEAKQIGLINRICNAGEALGAARELADEILQCSPMSIQISKQMCRQGQQMADLETAINYRYDAFDRLINSHDFVEGPKAFAEKRKPRWSSK comes from the coding sequence ATGACCAAGCCCTATGAGTTTTGCCTAGTAGAGAAAAAACAACATCTCTGGGAAGTAACCATCAACCGGCCTGAGATGCTAAATGCTTTGCACCCGCCTGCAAACTTTGAACTGGAATCCGTCTTTAACGATTTTGCCAGTGATGACGACGCCTGGGTGGCAATTTTGACTGGCGCCGGTGACAAAGCTTTTTCTACCGGCAACGATTTAAAATACCAGGCCAGCGGTAAATCCCTGACTTTTCCTGACACTGGATTTGCTGGTCTGACCAAGCGCTTTAATTTAGACAAACCTATCATCGCCGCTGTTAACGGTTTTGCTATGGGCGGCGGTTTTGAAATCGCTTTAGCCTGCGACCTGATTGTCGCCGATGAAAACGCCAGCTTTTCTTTACCTGAACCCAAAGTCGGCTTAGCCGCACTCGCGGGTGGCATTCATCGGCTACCCCGACAAATTGGCGAGAAACTTGCCATGGAATTATTATTCACGGGCCGCAACGTTAGCGCAGAGGAAGCTAAACAGATAGGATTAATCAATCGAATTTGCAACGCCGGTGAAGCTCTTGGTGCCGCCCGCGAGCTGGCTGATGAAATACTGCAATGCTCACCTATGTCCATACAAATCAGCAAGCAAATGTGTCGACAGGGGCAGCAAATGGCTGATTTGGAAACCGCTATCAACTATCGCTATGATGCTTTTGACAGACTGATCAATAGCCACGATTTTGTGGAAGGACCAAAGGCCTTTGCGGAAAAAAGAAAACCGCGATGGTCATCCAAGTAA
- a CDS encoding nitroreductase family protein, with product MTKLHLTADEVLTTTRAVRKRLDFERPVPMAIIKECLEIGMQAPSGSNSQGWHFVIVTDAEKKRQIAQWYQKSFAAYEAGPAQPTKQHADDPSMKRTQEKVLSSAQFLAANLDKAPAMLIPCFAGRLDQPDIPHYQVAGTYGSILPAVWSFMLAARERGIGTCWTTLHLVYEHEVGKILGIPENYSQAALIPLAYTAGTDFKSAPRKPLDGVLHTDSW from the coding sequence ATGACCAAACTACATTTAACCGCCGACGAAGTGTTAACAACCACCCGTGCCGTGCGCAAACGATTGGACTTTGAACGCCCGGTACCAATGGCCATTATTAAAGAGTGTTTGGAAATAGGCATGCAAGCACCCTCCGGCTCCAACTCTCAGGGCTGGCATTTTGTTATCGTTACCGATGCAGAAAAAAAGCGCCAAATTGCGCAATGGTATCAAAAATCTTTTGCCGCTTATGAAGCCGGCCCTGCACAACCGACCAAGCAACATGCTGATGACCCTTCGATGAAGCGCACTCAGGAAAAGGTGTTAAGCTCAGCCCAATTTTTAGCGGCCAATCTCGATAAAGCCCCTGCTATGCTAATTCCCTGCTTTGCCGGCCGCCTCGATCAACCCGACATTCCTCACTATCAAGTGGCTGGCACTTATGGCTCGATACTGCCAGCCGTATGGAGTTTTATGCTAGCAGCGCGAGAGCGCGGTATTGGTACCTGCTGGACTACTTTGCATTTAGTCTACGAGCACGAAGTTGGAAAAATTTTAGGCATACCTGAAAACTATAGCCAAGCCGCGCTAATACCTTTGGCCTATACAGCGGGTACCGACTTTAAAAGTGCACCGCGCAAACCTTTGGACGGTGTGCTGCATACTGACAGTTGGTAA
- a CDS encoding MFS transporter, with product MYGLFVGTRVALVWFMCATVPSSSAYVVDSVPLAQRTAQLSRLGAASQIGTMLGPAFAAFVVFGFLAPLIIHATFTLLMVALVVLFLPESPKLFEQAVVTSRLRYFDPRYRSYILVSLVCFTMLGMVQMTLGFYFEDRLGLSRDEAVMQFSMAMVASSSAMLFSQLVLVQRWRGHPLRLLQGGLPLVCCGYLLIANATQTTFLLSGMALFGFGMGLATPGFMVTPTLVVAPHEQGALAGINSSIPAMGLVFGPLAGGFLYKFSPGSIYWLAAGVIALLWVYSLLLKKPNPYISDTEPSQ from the coding sequence ATGTACGGCTTGTTTGTCGGCACCCGGGTGGCGTTAGTGTGGTTTATGTGTGCTACCGTACCCAGTAGTTCTGCTTATGTCGTTGACTCGGTGCCATTGGCACAGCGCACCGCGCAATTAAGCCGGCTGGGTGCGGCCAGTCAAATTGGAACGATGTTAGGTCCCGCCTTTGCCGCTTTCGTGGTGTTCGGTTTTCTTGCGCCGTTAATCATACATGCGACATTTACCTTGTTAATGGTGGCGCTGGTGGTTTTGTTTTTGCCAGAAAGCCCCAAGCTTTTTGAGCAAGCTGTAGTGACGTCAAGATTGCGTTATTTTGACCCGCGCTACCGCAGTTATATTCTGGTGAGTTTAGTGTGCTTCACTATGCTGGGCATGGTGCAGATGACATTGGGTTTTTATTTTGAAGATCGATTAGGCCTATCAAGAGACGAAGCCGTCATGCAGTTTTCTATGGCCATGGTGGCCTCCTCATCGGCTATGTTGTTTTCACAGTTAGTGCTTGTGCAGCGCTGGCGAGGTCATCCCTTACGCTTATTACAGGGCGGTCTGCCATTAGTTTGTTGCGGTTATTTATTAATTGCTAATGCAACGCAGACGACTTTCTTATTAAGTGGGATGGCACTATTCGGTTTTGGTATGGGTTTAGCAACCCCCGGCTTTATGGTGACCCCGACTTTAGTGGTCGCACCGCATGAGCAGGGTGCTTTGGCAGGGATAAATTCTTCGATACCGGCTATGGGTTTAGTGTTTGGCCCTCTGGCGGGTGGTTTTTTATATAAGTTTTCGCCGGGCAGTATTTACTGGTTAGCCGCAGGAGTGATCGCTTTACTGTGGGTTTATAGTTTGTTACTTAAAAAACCAAACCCTTATATCAGTGATACTGAACCGAGCCAATAA
- a CDS encoding MFS transporter: MSVANGLPWRTQVLLYGALVAIGMGQTVVFAILPMLGRELGVDLLIVDLPALGIYFQPKELAITALTALTSLAFFLGAPYWGRRSDKTGRKPIIIVGLLGYSIGTYIFSGISYLGLAGLVSGFLCTACLSAPGWR, encoded by the coding sequence ATGTCTGTAGCGAACGGTTTACCCTGGCGTACTCAGGTTTTATTGTACGGTGCGCTAGTGGCTATCGGCATGGGGCAAACCGTGGTGTTTGCGATTTTGCCAATGCTGGGTAGAGAGCTGGGTGTTGATTTATTAATTGTAGATTTACCCGCACTCGGTATTTATTTTCAGCCAAAAGAATTAGCTATCACTGCACTGACAGCGTTAACGTCTTTGGCATTTTTTTTAGGCGCACCCTATTGGGGACGTCGCAGTGATAAGACCGGCAGGAAGCCGATTATTATTGTGGGGCTGCTTGGCTATTCTATTGGAACGTATATTTTTAGTGGTATTAGCTACCTTGGTTTAGCAGGGCTTGTCTCGGGTTTTTTATGTACGGCTTGTTTGTCGGCACCCGGGTGGCGTTAG
- a CDS encoding glutathione S-transferase family protein — protein MAIDKPILHQYRVSPFAAKIRRVMYYKQIAFDTVDYGISGAGKIKKINPRGKAPILEHAGKFIADSTDIVAYLDALDSSKPLTPTDPLLQAQMHILEDWADESLYFYDLTMRCWPHNAGLLADDLLMDDKGLLVKVLRPMIGKIIGKQASAQGIGRKEPAAVCAEVAKHFAAINTVVSAHEFLLGDALSIADISVVSMCTVLERAQEANALMLELPALMAWRERVDLLTLPAGTAADQKALV, from the coding sequence ATGGCTATTGATAAACCTATACTGCATCAATATCGGGTATCGCCGTTCGCAGCCAAGATACGGCGCGTCATGTATTACAAGCAAATAGCGTTTGATACTGTTGACTACGGTATCAGTGGTGCGGGGAAGATTAAAAAGATTAATCCACGCGGTAAGGCGCCTATCCTGGAGCATGCTGGGAAGTTTATAGCCGATAGCACTGATATTGTTGCGTATTTAGATGCCCTGGATAGTAGTAAGCCGTTAACGCCTACTGATCCATTGTTACAGGCACAGATGCATATTCTTGAAGATTGGGCTGATGAAAGTTTGTATTTTTATGATTTAACCATGCGCTGCTGGCCGCATAATGCCGGTTTATTAGCTGACGATTTATTGATGGACGACAAGGGCTTGCTGGTTAAGGTGTTGCGGCCAATGATTGGAAAAATTATTGGCAAGCAAGCGAGTGCCCAAGGTATCGGTAGAAAAGAACCTGCTGCTGTGTGTGCCGAAGTGGCTAAACATTTTGCAGCGATAAATACAGTAGTGTCAGCGCATGAGTTTTTGTTAGGCGATGCGCTATCTATTGCCGATATCAGTGTTGTGAGTATGTGTACCGTGTTAGAGCGCGCCCAGGAAGCGAATGCCTTGATGTTGGAATTGCCTGCTTTAATGGCCTGGCGCGAGCGGGTGGACTTACTGACCTTGCCTGCTGGCACTGCTGCCGACCAAAAGGCGCTGGTGTGA
- a CDS encoding NnrU family protein, whose translation MNTLVVGLVIFYAIHCIPNIGNTRARLIGVMGEKGYMPFYALLSLLGMVLLVQGKGQAEFIELWQPPVWGRHITHGLMLLSMACFAAIFLPTNIKRKLHHPMLAFVAFWGLAHLSANGDLASVLLFGSFFVFAIFKTVSLTRRKPPQAKPAVAVSRDILWLIVTAVIYGGGLYLHPYISGGFVLL comes from the coding sequence ATGAATACATTAGTAGTGGGTTTAGTTATTTTCTATGCAATACATTGCATACCCAATATTGGTAATACCCGGGCAAGATTAATTGGGGTGATGGGCGAGAAAGGTTATATGCCTTTTTATGCGTTGCTTTCTTTGCTGGGGATGGTGTTATTGGTACAGGGCAAAGGTCAGGCTGAGTTTATAGAGTTATGGCAGCCACCGGTATGGGGGAGGCATATTACTCATGGTTTGATGCTGCTTTCAATGGCTTGTTTTGCTGCGATTTTTTTACCCACCAATATAAAGCGCAAATTACATCATCCTATGCTGGCATTTGTTGCATTCTGGGGTTTGGCGCATTTGTCGGCTAATGGCGATTTGGCGTCTGTATTGTTGTTTGGCAGTTTTTTCGTGTTTGCCATTTTTAAAACCGTCTCATTAACGCGAAGAAAACCACCGCAAGCCAAGCCAGCTGTTGCCGTGTCTAGAGATATACTGTGGTTAATAGTTACCGCGGTTATTTATGGTGGCGGCTTGTATTTACATCCTTATATCAGCGGCGGCTTCGTATTATTGTAA